In Crassostrea angulata isolate pt1a10 chromosome 4, ASM2561291v2, whole genome shotgun sequence, one genomic interval encodes:
- the LOC128181241 gene encoding transcription intermediary factor 1-alpha-like isoform X2 yields the protein MENTAFTNCIQCHNEFDESRRHPHVLSCLHTCCSSCLERIVNGKQIFCPDCHSQTEISSDPCKELPLDTACRNYLDFVRIQRKPTDIQCTDCPDQSSASSFCKECFTFMCPECTTAHKRTAITRKHLVVPVSELKESGLNEFHRKDTCNKPGHEEQVFTFYCDRRGCDIPICTLCAVCDHNQTNGHLIRNLSDVYEDSKTVVQSVIREINARGTPMSEAVDQLEKVVDELAATETDISQEIDTIFDKYQKILNERRYQLQMEVQNHCQVKKRDLQEKVKTLKSYTTDVKTATDFTNRVLLYTTATEFLNLKNVILRRILELKNVNVSIPAKDDVALRFLRGVSDDSFVQLINGIGNVSSRESPIPQSTLHNGHSDTGPMKSGRSEYTSPINQELSRSPARTPPSEAPRNTTSVTPTTPQSVKRVGDSIAVSRQMSIPAAATPIREPVQRQTSLPAPLEEKKTMSTVAMMNGMPKTPAEEKTSFFSKAKPPDDHVTADVTEKKPRPSPLKLEPSQPLGLGDFLQKTAQANRESFQQLSPDRPFQPVTSPISPKTPTTMPPELKNLPGVVYGDIVCPDFTFDVLTIHNEREVSLDGKILRNRKTGKPSSSGTAEKQFQNYKGIVGNFPFKELGKYYYEVDVSFTIYQPLEQTWLVYELGICRKDIIDTHHTVERHEHARSCYVARYPEDGKLAHEFWHNRDLLTYVPLSDNTAGITVDLTYGLLVDTRRRKWTIADVGKQKKLHTFTGIDFTEALYPVFGTYNPDLVSVEMTLRTGSEISAFPPFLKGF from the exons ATGGAAAACACGGCGTTTACCAACTGTATCCAGTGCCATAATGAATTTGATGAAAGCAGACGACATCCGCACGTCTTGTCTTGCCTTCACACCTGCTGTTCTTCTTGTCTAGAGAGAATCGTCAATGGAAAACAAATCTTTTGTCCGGATTGCCACTCCCAAACCGAAATTTCCAGTGATCCCTGCAAGGAACTACCTCTTGACACGGCATGTCGAAATTACCTGGACTTCGTCCGCATCCAACGGAAACCAACAGACATACAATGCACGGACTGTCCAGACCAATCGTCTGCTTCTTCCTTCTGCAAGGAATGTTTCACCTTCATGTGTCCAGAGTGCACTACTGCCCACAAGAGAACTGCCATCACCCGCAAACACTTGGTAGTTCCCGTCAGTGAACTGAAAGAATCGGGACTTAATGAATTCCACCGAAAAGACACGTGCAACAAACCGGGGCACGAGGAGCAAGTCTTCACGTTCTACTGCGACAGACGAGGATGTGATATTCCCATCTGCACGCTGTGTGCCGTCTGCGACCATAACCAAACCAACGGTCACCTCATTCGGAATCTGAGCGATGTGTACGAAGATTCCAAGACTGTCGTACAAAGCGTTATTCGCGAGATCAACGCTCGTGGTACGCCCATGTCGGAAGCTGTGGACCAGTTGGAGAAGGTCGTAGACGAACTGGCGGCCACAGAAACCGACATCAGTCAGGAAATTGATACCATCTTCGATAAATACCAGAAAATTCTTAACGAGCGAAGATATCAACTGCAGATGGAAGTTCAAAACCACTGTCAAGTGAAAAAGCGAGATCTTCAAGAAAAAGTCAAGACGTTGAAGTCTTATACCACTGACGTTAAAACTGCCACAGACTTTACTAATCGCGTTCTGCTTTATACCACAGCAACAGAGTTCCTTAACCTTAAAAACGTGATACTGAGAAGAATACTTGAGCTAAAAAATGTGAACGTGTCAATTCCGGCAAAAGACGATGTTGCACTAAGATTTTTGCGAGGGGTCAGTGACGATTCTTTTGTGCAGTTGATAAACGGTATAGGAAACGTCTCTTCTAGAGAAAGCCCAATTCCACAGAGCACGCTACATAACGGACACTCTGACACCGGACCAATGAAGTCTGGCAGGTCCGAATATACCTCGCCGATAAACCAGGAACTCTCGCGCTCACCAGCTAGAACGCCACCTAGCGAAGCTCCAAGAAATACCACCTCTGTCACCCCAACAACTCCTCAGTCTGTCAAGCGAGTCGGCGATTCGATTGCGGTGAGTCGACAGATGAGCATTCCAGCAGCAGCAACACCGATCAGAGAACCAGTTCAGAGACAAACCAGTCTTCCCGCGCCGCTGGAAGAGAAGAAAACCATGAGCACGGTAGCCATGATGAATGGCATGCCCAAAACCCCGGCAGAAGAGAAAACATCTTTCTTCAGCAAAGCGAAAC CACCTGATGATCACGTGACTGCTGACGTCACTGAAAAGAAACCACGTCCTTCCCCATTAAAATTGGAACCATCTCAACCATTAGGTTTGGGGGACTTTTTGC AGAAGACAGCCCAGGCAAATCGGGAGTCCTTCCAACAGCTGAGTCCGGACCGACCGTTCCAGCCCGTCACCTCTCCCATCTCCCCAAAGACTCCCACGACCATGCCGCCTG AGCTGAAGAACTTACCTGGTGTCGTGTATGGGGATATTGTTT GTCCGGATTTCACATTTGACGTCCTGACTATTCATAACGAGCGTGAGGTCTCCCTGGATGGCAAAATCTTACGAAATCGGAAGACTGGTAAACCAAGCAGTTCCGGAACCGCGGAAAAACAATTCCAAAACTACAAGGGAATTGTAGGTAATTTTCCCTTCAAGGAACTTGGGAAATATTACTATGAAGTCGACGTCTCCTTTACTATTTATCAGCCCCTGGAGCAAACCTGGCTGGTCTATGAACTGGGTATTTGTCGTAAGGATATTATTGACACCCATCACACAGTGGAGCGCCATGAGCATGCGCGATCCTGCTACGTTGCAAGATACCCGGAAGACGGCAAATTGGCTCACGAGTTCTGGCACAACCGTGACCTCTTGACCTACGTTCCACTGTCTGATAACACAGCGGGAATCACTGTGGATCTTACCTACGGTTTGTTGGTGGACACGAGACGAAGGAAGTGGACAATTGCAGACGTTGGAAAACAGAAGAAACTGCACACATTTACTGGAATCGACTTCACGGAGGCGCTTTATCCGGTATTCGGTACATACAACCCTGATCTGGTCAGTGTCGAGATGACTCTTCGAACAGGATCAGAAATCTCTGCTTTTCCGCCATTTTTGAAGGGGTTTTAG
- the LOC128182403 gene encoding cell division cycle protein 20 homolog, translated as MAHFNFEKMLNEAIKLDGPLQNGPKFRYERKPMEKKGSESSLGLSPRPKLSENSTKTPKGLSQSKTPGKYSKMPTQKGKTPSKTPNKQSGPDRFIPSRSSQDIDLSHFAIMKEKAENEENDPDWSPSKAPYQNQLNTVLNKGDNPQDTKILSFNNKCPAATGHSNRMKVLYSYSKTTVPKSAARNIPQQPDRILDAPDLLDDYYLNLLDWSTSNILAVALGTAIYLWNATTCTIAQLLNMQSENDYITGLSWTPEGGILAVGTNAGAVQLWDTEAEKLLRVMTGHAARVGALSWNSHIVSSGSRSGAIHHHDVRVPDHHVGSLIEHTQEVCGLTWSPDGRHLASGGNDNVVNVWDTTLALEGVSPVQTFTHHLAAVKALAWCPWNPVILASGGGTADRHIRLWNISNGSCVNAIDTNSQVCSILWSTELKEMISGHGYSQNQLTIWKYPQMNRIAELTGHEARVLSLTMSPCGTTVASAAADETIRLWKCFAKDKEKVKKTAQTKSVKETFSLPSRIR; from the exons ATGGCACacttcaattttgaaaaaatgctaAACGAAGCTATCAAGCTTGATGGACCTTTGCAGAATGGACCAAAGTTTAGATACGAAAGAAAACCTATGGAGAAAAAAGGATCAGAGTCTAGCTTGG GTTTGTCACCTAGACCCAAATTGAGtgaaaattcaacaaaaacacCAAAAGGTCTGTCTCAATCAAAAACACCTGGAAAATACAGCAAAATGCCAACCCAGAAAGGGAAGACTCCCAGCAAAACCCCAAACAAGCAGTCTGGTCCAGACAG atttattccGAGCCGTTCGTCACAAGACATTGACCTCAGTCACTTTGCCATAATGAAAGAGAAAGCTGAAAATGAGGAGAACGACCCAGACTGGTCCCCTTCTAAAGCTCCCTACCAGAACCAGCTAAATACCGTCCTTAACAAGGGAGATAATCCACAAGATACAAAGATTCTGTCATTCAACAATAAATGTCCAGCAGCAACAG GTCACAGCAACAGAATGAAAGTATTGTACTCCTACAGTAAAACTACTGTCCCTAAATCCGCTGCACGGAACATTCCACAGCAACCAGATAGGATACTGGATGCTCCCGATCTTCTGGATGACTACT ATTTGAACCTGTTAGATTGGTCAACATCGAATATCTTGGCTGTAGCCTTAGGCACGGCCATCTATCTCTGGAATGCCACTACATGTACCATAGCACAGCTTCTAAACATGCAGTCCGAGAACGATTACATAACAGGTTTGTCCTGGACCCCAGAGGGAGGAATCCTAGCGGTGGGGACTAATGCAGGGGCGGTACAG CTGTGGGATACAGAGGCGGAGAAGTTATTACGCGTGATGACAGGACATGCCGCTAGAGTTGGCGCCCTGTCCTGGAATTCACACATTGTCAGCAG TGGGTCTCGTTCTGGAGCTATCCACCACCACGATGTGCGGGTCCCTGACCACCATGTGGGGTCTCTGATTGAACACACCCAGGAGGTGTGTGGACTAACTTGGTCCCCGGACGGACGCCACCTGGCGAGTGGTGGCAATGACAATGTAGTGAATGTGTGGGACACCACCTTGGCTCTAGAAGGAGTCTCCCCTGTACAGACCTTCACACACCATCTTGCAGCAGTTAAG GCTTTAGCCTGGTGTCCATGGAATCCTGTGATACTAGCCTCAGGGGGAGGGACTGCAGACAGACACATCAGACTCTGGAACATTTCCAATGGTTCTTGTGTAAATGCCATAGACACAAACTCTCAG GTGTGCTCCATTCTATGGTCCACTGAGCTTAAAGAAATGATCTCGGGTCATGGCTACTCACAGAACCAACTGACTATCTGGAAGTACCCCCAAATGAACAGAATCGCCGAGCTTACAG GACACGAGGCTCGAGTCCTGAGTCTGACTATGTCCCCCTGTGGTACGACTGTGGCCAGTGCAGCAGCTGACGAGACCATCAGGTTATGGAAATGCTTTGCCAAGGACAAAGAGAAGGTCAAGAAAACTGCTCAGACCAAATCGGTGAAGGAAACATTCTCCCTGCCATCCAGGATCCGCTAA
- the LOC128182259 gene encoding uncharacterized protein LOC128182259: protein MEEVYIDDPHQVVSVDIGQSDDSAKSGRLSEDFGAEEESPVSVEQIFQNMRQREMEILLRSWFPEINGQAEMAVDKSEQNGEGKEKKEKEDIMILDEENKQNSAAALSSELNLPGDDKTQSQSVLQVEEKLKNIGQKDILTSSKQLLENNDNPPISPKELNQKIRQREMETSVNGGIPRVGFPGAGSSATLLMSGSETQSEPDKMTVEEFFQSIRQHDVNILVRSGYPGASYHQLDSEDSAYEIVHEELKNNEHSIREENAHIQDWIKEGITQEESVESFTGVMLCLPCCYAKRPKPLYVKNKEEEKKEKRPGLLKRFRQFVSRIVRRRLE, encoded by the exons ACGTTTGTCAGAAGACTTTGGAGCAGAGGAGGAGTCCCCTGTCTCTGTAGAGCAGATATTCCAGAATATGAGACAGAGAGAAATGGAGAT ACTTTTGAGATCATGGTTTCCGGAAATTAACGGACAGGCTGAGATGGCAGTAGACAAATCCGAACAAAATGGCGAAGGAaaggagaaaaaagaaaaggaagatataatgatattggacgaggaaaataaacaaaattcagCTGCCGCTCTCAG CTCTGAATTAAACCTTCCTGGAGACGACAAGACACAAAGCCAGTCGGTTCTTCAAGTGGAAGAAAAGTTGAAGAATATCGGACAAAAAGATATTCTAAC ATCAAGCAAACAATTGTTGGAAAATAATGATAACCCTCCTATCTCTCCTAAGGAACTGAACCAGAAAATCAGACAGAGAGAAATGGAGACGTCAGTTAATGGAgg AATACCGAGGGTCGGCTTTCCGGGGGCAGGTTCcag CGCCACCCTTCTAATGTCTGGGAGTGAGACACAGAGTGAACCGGACAAAATGACCGTGGAGGAGTTCTTCCAGTCCATACGACAGCACGATGTCAACAT CTTAGTGAGGTCGGGGTATCCAGGTGCCAGCTATCACCAACTGGACAGCGAAGACTCCGCTTACGAGATCGTG CATGAGGAACTGAAGAATAATGAACACTCCATAAGAGAAGAAAATGCACAT ATACAAGATTGGATCAAAGAGGGAATAACCCAAGAAGAGAGCGTGGAGTCGTTCACAGGAGTCATGCTGTGTCTTCCTTGCTGTTACGCAAAGCGGCCCAAACCATTGTATGTTAAG AACAAAGAAGAAGAGAAGAAAGAAAAGAGACCCGGTTTGTTGAAAAGATTTCGACAATTTGTGTCCAGAATTGTTCGGAGAAGGCTGGAATAG
- the LOC128181241 gene encoding transcription intermediary factor 1-alpha-like isoform X1, with protein sequence MENTAFTNCIQCHNEFDESRRHPHVLSCLHTCCSSCLERIVNGKQIFCPDCHSQTEISSDPCKELPLDTACRNYLDFVRIQRKPTDIQCTDCPDQSSASSFCKECFTFMCPECTTAHKRTAITRKHLVVPVSELKESGLNEFHRKDTCNKPGHEEQVFTFYCDRRGCDIPICTLCAVCDHNQTNGHLIRNLSDVYEDSKTVVQSVIREINARGTPMSEAVDQLEKVVDELAATETDISQEIDTIFDKYQKILNERRYQLQMEVQNHCQVKKRDLQEKVKTLKSYTTDVKTATDFTNRVLLYTTATEFLNLKNVILRRILELKNVNVSIPAKDDVALRFLRGVSDDSFVQLINGIGNVSSRESPIPQSTLHNGHSDTGPMKSGRSEYTSPINQELSRSPARTPPSEAPRNTTSVTPTTPQSVKRVGDSIAVSRQMSIPAAATPIREPVQRQTSLPAPLEEKKTMSTVAMMNGMPKTPAEEKTSFFSKAKPPDDHVTADVTEKKPRPSPLKLEPSQPLGLGDFLRNLEMRGELPMKKSEKTAQANRESFQQLSPDRPFQPVTSPISPKTPTTMPPELKNLPGVVYGDIVCPDFTFDVLTIHNEREVSLDGKILRNRKTGKPSSSGTAEKQFQNYKGIVGNFPFKELGKYYYEVDVSFTIYQPLEQTWLVYELGICRKDIIDTHHTVERHEHARSCYVARYPEDGKLAHEFWHNRDLLTYVPLSDNTAGITVDLTYGLLVDTRRRKWTIADVGKQKKLHTFTGIDFTEALYPVFGTYNPDLVSVEMTLRTGSEISAFPPFLKGF encoded by the exons ATGGAAAACACGGCGTTTACCAACTGTATCCAGTGCCATAATGAATTTGATGAAAGCAGACGACATCCGCACGTCTTGTCTTGCCTTCACACCTGCTGTTCTTCTTGTCTAGAGAGAATCGTCAATGGAAAACAAATCTTTTGTCCGGATTGCCACTCCCAAACCGAAATTTCCAGTGATCCCTGCAAGGAACTACCTCTTGACACGGCATGTCGAAATTACCTGGACTTCGTCCGCATCCAACGGAAACCAACAGACATACAATGCACGGACTGTCCAGACCAATCGTCTGCTTCTTCCTTCTGCAAGGAATGTTTCACCTTCATGTGTCCAGAGTGCACTACTGCCCACAAGAGAACTGCCATCACCCGCAAACACTTGGTAGTTCCCGTCAGTGAACTGAAAGAATCGGGACTTAATGAATTCCACCGAAAAGACACGTGCAACAAACCGGGGCACGAGGAGCAAGTCTTCACGTTCTACTGCGACAGACGAGGATGTGATATTCCCATCTGCACGCTGTGTGCCGTCTGCGACCATAACCAAACCAACGGTCACCTCATTCGGAATCTGAGCGATGTGTACGAAGATTCCAAGACTGTCGTACAAAGCGTTATTCGCGAGATCAACGCTCGTGGTACGCCCATGTCGGAAGCTGTGGACCAGTTGGAGAAGGTCGTAGACGAACTGGCGGCCACAGAAACCGACATCAGTCAGGAAATTGATACCATCTTCGATAAATACCAGAAAATTCTTAACGAGCGAAGATATCAACTGCAGATGGAAGTTCAAAACCACTGTCAAGTGAAAAAGCGAGATCTTCAAGAAAAAGTCAAGACGTTGAAGTCTTATACCACTGACGTTAAAACTGCCACAGACTTTACTAATCGCGTTCTGCTTTATACCACAGCAACAGAGTTCCTTAACCTTAAAAACGTGATACTGAGAAGAATACTTGAGCTAAAAAATGTGAACGTGTCAATTCCGGCAAAAGACGATGTTGCACTAAGATTTTTGCGAGGGGTCAGTGACGATTCTTTTGTGCAGTTGATAAACGGTATAGGAAACGTCTCTTCTAGAGAAAGCCCAATTCCACAGAGCACGCTACATAACGGACACTCTGACACCGGACCAATGAAGTCTGGCAGGTCCGAATATACCTCGCCGATAAACCAGGAACTCTCGCGCTCACCAGCTAGAACGCCACCTAGCGAAGCTCCAAGAAATACCACCTCTGTCACCCCAACAACTCCTCAGTCTGTCAAGCGAGTCGGCGATTCGATTGCGGTGAGTCGACAGATGAGCATTCCAGCAGCAGCAACACCGATCAGAGAACCAGTTCAGAGACAAACCAGTCTTCCCGCGCCGCTGGAAGAGAAGAAAACCATGAGCACGGTAGCCATGATGAATGGCATGCCCAAAACCCCGGCAGAAGAGAAAACATCTTTCTTCAGCAAAGCGAAAC CACCTGATGATCACGTGACTGCTGACGTCACTGAAAAGAAACCACGTCCTTCCCCATTAAAATTGGAACCATCTCAACCATTAGGTTTGGGGGACTTTTTGC GAAATCTAGAAATGAGAGGGGAGTTGCCGATGAAGAAATCTG AGAAGACAGCCCAGGCAAATCGGGAGTCCTTCCAACAGCTGAGTCCGGACCGACCGTTCCAGCCCGTCACCTCTCCCATCTCCCCAAAGACTCCCACGACCATGCCGCCTG AGCTGAAGAACTTACCTGGTGTCGTGTATGGGGATATTGTTT GTCCGGATTTCACATTTGACGTCCTGACTATTCATAACGAGCGTGAGGTCTCCCTGGATGGCAAAATCTTACGAAATCGGAAGACTGGTAAACCAAGCAGTTCCGGAACCGCGGAAAAACAATTCCAAAACTACAAGGGAATTGTAGGTAATTTTCCCTTCAAGGAACTTGGGAAATATTACTATGAAGTCGACGTCTCCTTTACTATTTATCAGCCCCTGGAGCAAACCTGGCTGGTCTATGAACTGGGTATTTGTCGTAAGGATATTATTGACACCCATCACACAGTGGAGCGCCATGAGCATGCGCGATCCTGCTACGTTGCAAGATACCCGGAAGACGGCAAATTGGCTCACGAGTTCTGGCACAACCGTGACCTCTTGACCTACGTTCCACTGTCTGATAACACAGCGGGAATCACTGTGGATCTTACCTACGGTTTGTTGGTGGACACGAGACGAAGGAAGTGGACAATTGCAGACGTTGGAAAACAGAAGAAACTGCACACATTTACTGGAATCGACTTCACGGAGGCGCTTTATCCGGTATTCGGTACATACAACCCTGATCTGGTCAGTGTCGAGATGACTCTTCGAACAGGATCAGAAATCTCTGCTTTTCCGCCATTTTTGAAGGGGTTTTAG
- the LOC128181189 gene encoding arginine and glutamate-rich protein 1-like, with translation MGRSRSRSRSSSRQRHRSKHKKRRTRSRSKSREARSSVSNRHSTSRNRSRSRDRKRSRRERKRTPSSSSSSSDDDLIIRAKRREEEEKKAELERQRLKRQKELEEKLIEEEVARRVEELVAKRVEEELERRKDEIEAEVRRRVEEAKKIMEKQMLEELERQREAELEAQKKKEEEEKLKRKELEEIMAENNKKIEEAQKKLAEEQLKLVEEQRRMLEEKQRMEEEDRKRKKREQEVILNKKNARPKLSFSLGGK, from the exons ATGGGTCGATCCAGGAGTAGAAGTAGATCTTCTAGTAGACAAAGGCATCGTTCCAAACACAAGAAAAGACGCACACGATCTAGATCAAAATCTAGGGAAGCAAGATCTTCGGTGTCAAACAGACACAGTACAAGCAGAAACCGTTCAAGGTCAAGAGACAGAAAGAGAAGTAGAAGAGAAAG AAAGAGAACCCCATCATCAAGTAGTTCCAGTAGCGATGATGATTTAATAATAAGGGCAAAGCGAAGAGAAGAGGAGGAGAAAAAAGCTGAGCTAGAAAGACAAAGATTAAA ACGACAGAAAGAACTAGAAGAAAAGTTAATTGAAGAAGAAGTAGCCAGGAGAGTTGAGGAACTGGTTGCCAAGCGGGTGGAAGAGGAGCTAGAGAGGCGCAAAGATGAGATCGAGGCTGAGGTGCGGAGGCGGGTGGAAGAGGCCAAGAAAATCATGGAAAAACAAATGCTAGAGGAGCTTGAACGTCAAAGAGAGGCTGAGCTAGAGGCTCAGAAAAAGAAAGAG GAGGAAGAGAAACTAAAACGCAAGGAGTTAGAGGAAATTATggcagaaaataataaaaagattgAAGAGGCACAAAAGAAATTG GCTGAAGAACAATTAAAACTTGTTGAAGAACAGAGACGCATGCTAGAGGAGAAACAACGAATGGAAGAGGAGGACAGAAAACGTAAAAAGCGTGAACAAGAAGTCATTCTGAACAAAAAGAACGCCAGACCCAAACTGTCTTTCAGTTTAGGGGGAAAATAG
- the LOC128181241 gene encoding E3 ubiquitin-protein ligase TRIM33-like isoform X3: protein MENTAFTNCIQCHNEFDESRRHPHVLSCLHTCCSSCLERIVNGKQIFCPDCHSQTEISSDPCKELPLDTACRNYLDFVRIQRKPTDIQCTDCPDQSSASSFCKECFTFMCPECTTAHKRTAITRKHLVVPVSELKESGLNEFHRKDTCNKPGHEEQVFTFYCDRRGCDIPICTLCAVCDHNQTNGHLIRNLSDVYEDSKTVVQSVIREINARGTPMSEAVDQLEKVVDELAATETDISQEIDTIFDKYQKILNERRYQLQMEVQNHCQVKKRDLQEKVKTLKSYTTDVKTATDFTNRVLLYTTATEFLNLKNVILRRILELKNVNVSIPAKDDVALRFLRGVSDDSFVQLINGIGNVSSRESPIPQSTLHNGHSDTGPMKSGRSEYTSPINQELSRSPARTPPSEAPRNTTSVTPTTPQSVKRVGDSIAVSRQMSIPAAATPIREPVQRQTSLPAPLEEKKTMSTVAMMNGMPKTPAEEKTSFFSKAKQKTAQANRESFQQLSPDRPFQPVTSPISPKTPTTMPPELKNLPGVVYGDIVCPDFTFDVLTIHNEREVSLDGKILRNRKTGKPSSSGTAEKQFQNYKGIVGNFPFKELGKYYYEVDVSFTIYQPLEQTWLVYELGICRKDIIDTHHTVERHEHARSCYVARYPEDGKLAHEFWHNRDLLTYVPLSDNTAGITVDLTYGLLVDTRRRKWTIADVGKQKKLHTFTGIDFTEALYPVFGTYNPDLVSVEMTLRTGSEISAFPPFLKGF from the exons ATGGAAAACACGGCGTTTACCAACTGTATCCAGTGCCATAATGAATTTGATGAAAGCAGACGACATCCGCACGTCTTGTCTTGCCTTCACACCTGCTGTTCTTCTTGTCTAGAGAGAATCGTCAATGGAAAACAAATCTTTTGTCCGGATTGCCACTCCCAAACCGAAATTTCCAGTGATCCCTGCAAGGAACTACCTCTTGACACGGCATGTCGAAATTACCTGGACTTCGTCCGCATCCAACGGAAACCAACAGACATACAATGCACGGACTGTCCAGACCAATCGTCTGCTTCTTCCTTCTGCAAGGAATGTTTCACCTTCATGTGTCCAGAGTGCACTACTGCCCACAAGAGAACTGCCATCACCCGCAAACACTTGGTAGTTCCCGTCAGTGAACTGAAAGAATCGGGACTTAATGAATTCCACCGAAAAGACACGTGCAACAAACCGGGGCACGAGGAGCAAGTCTTCACGTTCTACTGCGACAGACGAGGATGTGATATTCCCATCTGCACGCTGTGTGCCGTCTGCGACCATAACCAAACCAACGGTCACCTCATTCGGAATCTGAGCGATGTGTACGAAGATTCCAAGACTGTCGTACAAAGCGTTATTCGCGAGATCAACGCTCGTGGTACGCCCATGTCGGAAGCTGTGGACCAGTTGGAGAAGGTCGTAGACGAACTGGCGGCCACAGAAACCGACATCAGTCAGGAAATTGATACCATCTTCGATAAATACCAGAAAATTCTTAACGAGCGAAGATATCAACTGCAGATGGAAGTTCAAAACCACTGTCAAGTGAAAAAGCGAGATCTTCAAGAAAAAGTCAAGACGTTGAAGTCTTATACCACTGACGTTAAAACTGCCACAGACTTTACTAATCGCGTTCTGCTTTATACCACAGCAACAGAGTTCCTTAACCTTAAAAACGTGATACTGAGAAGAATACTTGAGCTAAAAAATGTGAACGTGTCAATTCCGGCAAAAGACGATGTTGCACTAAGATTTTTGCGAGGGGTCAGTGACGATTCTTTTGTGCAGTTGATAAACGGTATAGGAAACGTCTCTTCTAGAGAAAGCCCAATTCCACAGAGCACGCTACATAACGGACACTCTGACACCGGACCAATGAAGTCTGGCAGGTCCGAATATACCTCGCCGATAAACCAGGAACTCTCGCGCTCACCAGCTAGAACGCCACCTAGCGAAGCTCCAAGAAATACCACCTCTGTCACCCCAACAACTCCTCAGTCTGTCAAGCGAGTCGGCGATTCGATTGCGGTGAGTCGACAGATGAGCATTCCAGCAGCAGCAACACCGATCAGAGAACCAGTTCAGAGACAAACCAGTCTTCCCGCGCCGCTGGAAGAGAAGAAAACCATGAGCACGGTAGCCATGATGAATGGCATGCCCAAAACCCCGGCAGAAGAGAAAACATCTTTCTTCAGCAAAGCGAAAC AGAAGACAGCCCAGGCAAATCGGGAGTCCTTCCAACAGCTGAGTCCGGACCGACCGTTCCAGCCCGTCACCTCTCCCATCTCCCCAAAGACTCCCACGACCATGCCGCCTG AGCTGAAGAACTTACCTGGTGTCGTGTATGGGGATATTGTTT GTCCGGATTTCACATTTGACGTCCTGACTATTCATAACGAGCGTGAGGTCTCCCTGGATGGCAAAATCTTACGAAATCGGAAGACTGGTAAACCAAGCAGTTCCGGAACCGCGGAAAAACAATTCCAAAACTACAAGGGAATTGTAGGTAATTTTCCCTTCAAGGAACTTGGGAAATATTACTATGAAGTCGACGTCTCCTTTACTATTTATCAGCCCCTGGAGCAAACCTGGCTGGTCTATGAACTGGGTATTTGTCGTAAGGATATTATTGACACCCATCACACAGTGGAGCGCCATGAGCATGCGCGATCCTGCTACGTTGCAAGATACCCGGAAGACGGCAAATTGGCTCACGAGTTCTGGCACAACCGTGACCTCTTGACCTACGTTCCACTGTCTGATAACACAGCGGGAATCACTGTGGATCTTACCTACGGTTTGTTGGTGGACACGAGACGAAGGAAGTGGACAATTGCAGACGTTGGAAAACAGAAGAAACTGCACACATTTACTGGAATCGACTTCACGGAGGCGCTTTATCCGGTATTCGGTACATACAACCCTGATCTGGTCAGTGTCGAGATGACTCTTCGAACAGGATCAGAAATCTCTGCTTTTCCGCCATTTTTGAAGGGGTTTTAG